Within Conger conger chromosome 3, fConCon1.1, whole genome shotgun sequence, the genomic segment catttaccTCATCCACAAACCAAGGCAACAACAGAACAACTTTTAAGTGCCACAAGGAAAAATAGGGACTTTTACTTGccaacatgtttaaaaaaagaaaaggaaaaaaaaaaagaagcaaccTTTTGAGGTTTGtgttattgttcattttttattgcaTGATGTGAAATAAGTTATTGCTAACAGAACTGTAATATATCTGTGTTGGGTTGATGGTACTCTTCAGCTTCTACAcaaaacttatttttaaatgttttttttttcttggtttgAACAGCATTGGTTGTTAAAGAGTGTTTGTGTCTCACTGATGTGGTGTCAGAAATCTTTTTTAAGGGTTGCAAGTCCATGGAATTCTGTAGTATCACTCTTctaggaaaaaaatatttttggagaGCCATGAACCCATACAGTTAACTAGTATTGCTCTGTAACTAAAAGTAGTGTATATAGATCACATTAGCTAAGCTCCTGTGTGGAAACTGATGCCATAGGTGGATCAGCTGAGCAGGGGATTGCACTGTGTGCTGTTTAAAAACTACTTCAAGCAGATGGGTCAACTGAGAACTTTGTTCACTTGACGACCTATGGAATCAGCAGGTGGGGAATGCAAGGGTCGACATAACCAATCGGATGTAGGGATGAGGATTACATGGCTGGATGCAGACCTTTGAATCTATaacaaatactatttcaacCCAGATCTGACCAGATGTAGAGTTTTGTTGAGTTCTTTAGAGTGTTTGACTACAACAGGATCCCTACTGCTGAAAGGTACACAAAGCATATTCATGACGCAGTGCCTGCCATCATCTAAGCTAACAGCTGCAGGCACACAATCGACAGAAAATGACAACCCAGAGACGGCACTCGCTATATAAAGAACACGACAAGACTTACTGATGAGAACATGCTATTTAGCACAGTGCAGCTAACCTTTCAGTTATAATCCGGAAATAACTGGTTTAAGAATGGTTTGACAGACAAAGAATAAACCCAGTCCTAGATTAAATGCTATACTACACTCCACACAAATCtctatttagtccaggactacaTTTAATCTGTGTGAAACCAGCCCTATAAATCCAACAGttctgaatattttttataCTCAAGGCACTCATAATGCTGTCACAGAATACATCCGATGGTGATGGTTTATGTGCATAACCACGGCAAGAAAAAGATGATTCCTACCTATACACAAATGAGACTAGTCCACTACATTTCTCTTAGGATAAGGATATCTTGTGCCCTAGGATACAAAAAGTGGATAcacttttatttgtgttttgggcACAGAATTGGCTGGGATCTAGCACCGATATTAAAAAGGGACTCCCAGCTGTTGAAAGGATTGTCATAGTTGTGTCTAAACATAATTTTAGAACATAGCACTCAAAACAAGACCATCTGCAATTCTCCAGGTAAGCAGCTAGTAAAGCACATTCATGTAGATTGCTGTCAGAAGGACTCTAGTGTAATAAATTAATAAGGTTAAGTAGTTGGATCCCTGATGCTTCCCCTGGTACCCACGTTCAagggtgattaaacaaagcaggTCAATTCCTCAAGTTTTGCCACAACCCAGTTCCCTAAAAAGGACAGTGTTTTATAGTTGCATCCAAACCTTATATGATCATCATACACAATGgcataatttgttttattatccCCCCCAGCAGTAAAGTAGTCAACCACAAGATGCTTCATATTTGGTCCACATACCAAACTTCAACATAACTTGGAATTTATGGATGCCCCAAACATaagaaaaatttacatttttgtgtattttttaaataccttTTCTCATACAaacaatattttgtaatataatgaatatataatatGATTATATATACTGATATTCCGCCAGAGCCTATATCAGATTACCTTAGATACTGATTACAATCAGCCAAGCTCCAGTGTGACTGGGTTAAAAAACATACTTCTGGCAGACAGGTCACGCAGTCCGTCCACATTCACCATTTACTCAGGCTGATGGACAAAGGCTGCTGTAAGACCCATCCAGATATACAAGTCTGCTCACCATGTGTTCTATGACCTTtcttatattaataatattctCATTAACATTATTCAGTACATTTATGTTCAATGCCATTCATGTGAATAAGatgttttggaaaatattttagtGATTCTTCAAAGATTTAGCTTGCCAGTTAATATGCATATTTATAAATAGAGGGTACCTGTAGTATTTAAGCTTAAGACAACACACACCTTGAATTTTCTACATTGAAATCaatgcactttaaaaaaaaacctgtgggAAAcctgcatgaaaaaaaaaaaaaaatgaaaaaaaaaaagttgcgtAACTCAAATGCCCAATAATAAAGTAGAGGTAGGATGACTACCTTGGTGTACCTGTTCTGCAAGTGACTGGCCCACGATGGAGGTTCGTAGTGGAATACTTCCTCAGATATTGTCCCCTTATGTCCAGGCCAGCCACCCAAGTTCACTTAAATTTACTCAAGCAACTTAACTCTTATCAATCTGGGCCAAAGCATTAATGTGAGAAAACAATCATCATCATAGATTAGTGGTCTGCTGATTTGAACCTGGAGTTTGAAACTGTGCTAATTACACTGCATTCGATACAAGTGGCCTTTATTTTCGTTTCCCgccatttatttaaatgtcttCAACTCCCCACCTTCATGACTGGTAAGGGTTCTTCCTTTGCTATACATGTTTCAAACGGAATAACAAATGTTCATTAAAATGAACAGTTAGCATGGAAACCAGTCTGTATTTAAAAAGCTTCATGTCCCGTTTGAACATACAGAACAATGAACCTTGACCCACTGTTTTAATGGCATTGAATGGGGAGCAATGAGTCGAGGGCAGATATGGTCGAGGGATTAAGGCATCTTTCACAGTTACCAAATATGTGTGGTCACATGTTCAAGTTTTATTGAaaccaagttattaaaaaaggaagaaaaaaaaatccaagtaGGTGATTAACAAGTGTGTATGTAGTCTCTGGTTTAAAAAAGTGCATTTGGATGGTCTTTAACGCAACTGAAGTTCCGAGAGTCCTCCTCTTACGTACAGATTCTCACGCTTACAAATTCCTTGGTgggggaaaaagaaacaaaatttcAAAAGTTGTTGATCTTCTTTCCATCAGAGTTGATAACGCATTCTTCTAGGAAAAAGAATATGAAATTTTATGTCCACATGTTCGGCCGATGGAGTTGAGGTTGTGGATGTTTTGGAGAGATGGGGGCTCAAGACTACTCAATGTACTGTGACAGCCAGCGGAAGCCCTCTCCATATCCCTGCTTCTTCAGCACACTGCACATGAACACCTCCAACGGCCTCGAGTTCAGCTCCTTCAGGGGCACGTTACCCTGAAAATAGAGGGATGCGATTGGACAGCTCTCATTTTACCCTTAAAATTGAGGGATGTGACTGGATATAATTTTCCCTGAAAATACAAGGTTACAACTGGATGTATAATTCTAAGCTCAAAATAGAGCAAATGACTAGCTATATCTCATTCACTCATGCAACAACCTGCATCTCCAGAAGTTTGGTTTTACCTTCCTCCAATGGTTAAACATCATTGATTCTTCTATGAACCTGATTTCTACTGCTGAGAGAAAAAATGATTGTAGTCCTCTCACCTTTCCTGTGGTCTGACCATATAGTCCAAACAGCTCCCGCAGTCGCTCTTCACTGACGGCTTCCGGTCTGTCAATCTTGTTTCCAAGGATTAGGATAGGCACATTTCCAATGGTGTCATCTGTCATAAgtgcctgtcaatcacagtACAGCTCATGACAAATgtcaatcacagcacagctcaTACCCACAGGTAATATCATCAAAATTACTATTCTACAGAATATCATTTCTGTGTTTGAGTTGAGGTGATGCAGCTCTTCGCAGTGAATCGGGGGAGACTCACGTCCAGCTCTTCTTTGGACTCCTCCAATCTGGAGGAGTCTGCGCAGTCCACCAGGAACACAATTGCATTGATGGCAGGGAGGTAGGTTTTCCAAACACGACGAGCTGAACAGAGAGAAGGGGGCAGGTTAGAGCACGGTTCAGAGCGTGGTTACAGATGGTGGACCACAGCATAGAGGAGAGGTGAGCATACCTTGTGCATGACCCCCCAGGTCAAACGTTGTGAAGGTCATTCCAGCAATGCTCAGCTCCTCAGAGGCTGGAACAGAGCAGGTGGGTCACTTCTCTTATGCAACTCTTACCATACAACATATTCTCTGAATGTCCTTAACATGACATTGCACCTTCTTGCCATTAAGAAGAACTTACGGTTGGCCCTGAACACCTATCCAGTTATAACCATTCCTTCGTCCCATAGATTCAATCAGCAAGCCTACATAAAAGACTTCTGGCGTAATCTTGGATATGTATTTAGACTTTGAACTACATATGAAAAAAGTAGTTCAGGGATGTTTTTAAACCAACTTAGGAACATTTCTAAAATCAGAGCAAATCGAGTCATGCCTTCACTGCCACACCGTAGCTAAACTGCAAATGGTACAAAATTCTGTCACGAGGCTACGGACCAGGAGGAACCGTTACTCCCACACCACCCCAATACTGGCTTCTCTGCACTGGTTGCCTGTTGCTTTTCGAATAAATTTTAAAGGGTTACTGATTACTTACAAGGCCTTACAGGGTTTAGCGACCAAATATATGTGAAGTTTTAACTCCCTCCTGTCCTCAGAGGCCTCTCAGGTCTGCCAGCCTTGGACTTTTGGCAGTTCCAGCAGAGTCTAAAGTCAAGAGGTGATTGTGCCACGTCTGTGGAACAGCCCTCCATACAATATTAGGTTTGCTGAAAATTAAAACCCGTTTTTATAAAACTGCCATCTGTAACAATTGCTAGAATTGTGTTTGCTGTGGTTTTAATGCTGCAGTTTTATCATTtccttctatttatttattttttattgcctCTCTTGTTCCTCTCCTTATTTATTGCCATTTTCCGTTTTTGTGCTGCTTTTACTGTATCCCCGTGTTGTCATTTTCATCCTATTCTTATATCTCTTCTGTAAAATactttgtgttctgtgtttgaaaggtggtataaaaaaaaaagaatgtattatttagtTAAAATTGGCCTTAAATGATGGAGCAGAAATTCCAATCAATCATCTCTTATGGTTACTGCCACATGTTTAGCCGGCGCTTaagtctgtgctggtgtgtaagAGAACTGCTGTGGAACTGCAGCCTCCAATCTCCTATGAGCACACCCATCATCAAACCAGTTGTTCCTCTCTCATTCGGTTAGACAGGACAAACCAGCGCTGTgacatacacccagtgagcactttaatgtTAGaactgtacactagcttgttagaGCAAATactatcagccaatcatgtggcagcaactaaatgcataaaagcatgcagacgtggtcaagaggttcagctgtttttctagaaatgatctaagtgactttgaccatggaatgattgcacAGAGTTTACAGATAAtggtgtgggggaaaaaaaacatccagtgggcagcagttctgtggacaaaaacTTGTTCATTAAAGAggagggctagactggtcaaagctgacaggaaggtaaccttaacgcaaataaccacacattacaacagtggtatgcagaagagcttctcaacgcattaaacctctaagtggacagactacagcagctgaagactcAATAAATCTAAagaataagttgaataaatacctaataaagtgctagtgTATAGCTACTTGCTATTAAATCGAATGAAGGACAAAGTTATTCTATATGGCAATCCCAGTGAGTAATTTAATTCACTTACTTGGGTGTAAAGTAGGCACATGTTGTCCCATTCGGTCATCTTTGAGCATGTGCAGAAGGGTTGTCTTGCCAGCATTGTCTAATCCAAGGAACACCAACTTGCCAGATTTCTTGTACAGTCCTGAAATACAGGGTAGAGATTCAGTAAACAACCTGTTGGTATGCATCTTCCAAGCAAAGGtaaaaaatatgagaaaaaGTATGGTAGCATCACCCAGATGGGGACACAGATTTTAAGATTCGAAATGTGCTATGCAG encodes:
- the LOC133123270 gene encoding GTP-binding protein SAR1b-like, with translation MSFIFNLIYGGLTNVLQFLGLYKKSGKLVFLGLDNAGKTTLLHMLKDDRMGQHVPTLHPTSEELSIAGMTFTTFDLGGHAQARRVWKTYLPAINAIVFLVDCADSSRLEESKEELDALMTDDTIGNVPILILGNKIDRPEAVSEERLRELFGLYGQTTGKGNVPLKELNSRPLEVFMCSVLKKQGYGEGFRWLSQYIE